In Thermodesulfovibrionales bacterium, the genomic stretch ATAAATGAAAGTGCACCGAGCCCCAGAATAAGGTTGAGATTACCGGTTAACATTGCTTATGGAAGTGATTTAGACCTTGCTGAAAAGACCATAATGGATATATTGAATAACAATCCCGATGTCCTTAAAGAACCAGCTCCAAAGTTATTTTTTCTTTCCTTTGGAGAGTCATCTCTTAATCTTGAGATATTCTTCTGGATAGAGGACCCATCTTTAAGATTCAGGATCACTGATTCTATCAATCGGGAGATCTACAAAAGATTCAATGAGAAGGGCATAAAGATACCTTTCCCGCAGAGAGAGGTGTATCTTCATAAAATTTAATGCAAATGCACTACGGGTCATATCTTTTTCAAGATTTATCTAAACACTTTATAAATCTGATTTTAATTTTTCCGCTGTAATTATAAAAACAGGATTCTGTGATAAAAGGTGATGTTTATTCCCGAGAGGCCTGAGTCTCGATATCTGTATCTGGGTTAAATCTAAATAATAATTTAGCTCTCTTAGCCTGTTTAAGGCAGACTCCAGTGTCTCCATGGTTGTAGCATTTATCACCATGATACCGGAAAAACCGAGTTTATCTATGAATCCAATTATCTCAGTGAGTCTTCCTCCACTTCCACCTATGAAGACCCTATCAGGAAAGGGAAGTCCTCTTAGCACATCAGGTGCCTCACCCTTTATTATCTCCAGATTCCTGACATGAAATTTCTCTTTATTTCTTAGTATATGACTGATCTGTTCATCGTCTTTCTCAACAGCAAAAATCCTAAGCCCTTCTGAAAGTCTTCCGGACTCAATAGATATAGAACCTGAACCAGCACCTATATCCCAGAGAATGCCTTCCCTTGGAAGTCTTAATTTATGAATTGCAACTGCCCGAACCTCATCCTTTGTTATCAAACCTTTTGAATGTGATAAATGGTCTTCCCTTATTCCGAATAATATGGAAGGTACTGCCTCTGAATCCTCACCTCTTAAAATTAGAACGATATTTGGCTCTCTGTAAGAAAGTTCTTCTAGCTCAGCAGGAGTACCTTCTATAATCCTTTCATCCTCATAGCCAAGTCTTTCGCAGACGCAGACTTTCAGTTTACTGAAAGGCTTAAGAACTGAAGCTATCTTTGCTGGATTGTTTTCCCTATCTGTAAGGATTGCAATCTTGTTATATCTATCAAGCAGGAAAGGGATATCCTCTATCTCGCATGGAAGTCTTCTTTTCTTTTCAGTGCCTCCATGGAGGCTCATTAAGAGGGCATCATCCCATGGCTCTTTAATCCTTGAAAAGGCTATCTGTATGCTCGAAAGGTCTGGAATAATCTCGACCATCTCTTTTCCAAATTCATTGACTGCTCTTCTTCCAATGCCAAAGAACATAGGGTCTCCTGAGGCGAGAAGGACCATAGCTCGGAAGTTTTTAACATCTGAAGATCGGAAATCATTTTTGTTTTTACTCCAGCATTTCTCTAATCTTGCCCTGATGAATTCTATTGTCTCATCAACATCATTAATAACCTCAATCCTTTCCTTAACAGCTCCAAACTCATCATATTCTTTAAATACATCATAAAGCCTGGATGAGACAAGGATTATTGAAGAATTCATTATAATCTCTCTTGCCCTTTTATCAAGGGGCTTATATCCAATACCGATAATGTATATCTTTTCTGCCACGGGCTACTTCTTTTCTGCTCTGAGGATATATGTTTCCATTATCCAGCCATTTGTCTTTTTTGCCTCATTCCTTACCTTTATGATCTCATCGATGACTTCCTTCAGCCTGCCTGAGATAAGTATCTCTTTTTCTGTGCCGAGATAGGCGCCCCAGTAGATATGAAGTTCTGAATCAACAAGATTTCTATAGGTAAGATAATTATCGAGAAGGACCACAGAGTTTTTAATATCCTCAGGCCTATTCTCCCTGAGTCCCCTGCCTGTAGTTATATGTATGCTATCTCCTGTGAAATTCAGTGGAATCCTGTGTTTTGCTGCCAGAACCTGGATACTTGTTATCCCGGGAATGACCTCATATTCAAAATGAGACATTCCCTTCTTAAGTATGTATTCAAGTATCTCAATGTGACCATCATAGAGGGAAGGATCACCCCAGATCAATATAGCACCCTTTCCATTATCATGCAATTCTTTATTTATCAAATCAGACAGAATCTCTGCCTTTTCCCTTCTCCATGTATCAACCCTTTCTCTGTACACACCTAAATCCTTTCCACCCTTTTTTCTCTCAGGGATCTTTGCCATTATTATCCTGTGTTCTCGATCAGGCAGGTATTTTTTTAGTATCTCTTTCCTGAGTTTAATGAGGTCTTTATTTTTTTCTGACTCCTTCTGAAAGATAAAAAAGGTATCGGTCTCTTTAAGTGCCTTTATAGCCTGAATCGTCAGATGTTCTGGATTTCCTGTGCCTATGCCTATGAGATATATCTTCTTCATTTTTCTATACCCTTTCTTGCCCTTACTCCCTGTTTATAGTAATGTTTTATATCCTTCATCTCTGTCACGAGGTCAGCCTTTTTTATAATCCTTGCATCAGCATACCTTCCTGTAAGAACCAGTTCAACTCTGGATGGTTTATTTTCAATGAGATCAAGAAGGTCTTCAGTGCTTATCAAACCCGAGTGTGTTGCAATATTTATCTCATCGAGAATAACCATTTCATAATCTCCAGAATGTATTATGCCTCTTACCTCCTCCAGCCCCCTCCGGGCTGCCCTTATTTCTTCTTTCTCCTTTCCTTTAATAAATCCTGTTCCATAAAGCTTAACAGTAATGAGGTCTTTA encodes the following:
- the cbiE gene encoding precorrin-6y C5,15-methyltransferase (decarboxylating) subunit CbiE gives rise to the protein MAEKIYIIGIGYKPLDKRAREIIMNSSIILVSSRLYDVFKEYDEFGAVKERIEVINDVDETIEFIRARLEKCWSKNKNDFRSSDVKNFRAMVLLASGDPMFFGIGRRAVNEFGKEMVEIIPDLSSIQIAFSRIKEPWDDALLMSLHGGTEKKRRLPCEIEDIPFLLDRYNKIAILTDRENNPAKIASVLKPFSKLKVCVCERLGYEDERIIEGTPAELEELSYREPNIVLILRGEDSEAVPSILFGIREDHLSHSKGLITKDEVRAVAIHKLRLPREGILWDIGAGSGSISIESGRLSEGLRIFAVEKDDEQISHILRNKEKFHVRNLEIIKGEAPDVLRGLPFPDRVFIGGSGGRLTEIIGFIDKLGFSGIMVINATTMETLESALNRLRELNYYLDLTQIQISRLRPLGNKHHLLSQNPVFIITAEKLKSDL
- the cobF gene encoding precorrin-6A synthase (deacetylating), whose amino-acid sequence is MKKIYLIGIGTGNPEHLTIQAIKALKETDTFFIFQKESEKNKDLIKLRKEILKKYLPDREHRIIMAKIPERKKGGKDLGVYRERVDTWRREKAEILSDLINKELHDNGKGAILIWGDPSLYDGHIEILEYILKKGMSHFEYEVIPGITSIQVLAAKHRIPLNFTGDSIHITTGRGLRENRPEDIKNSVVLLDNYLTYRNLVDSELHIYWGAYLGTEKEILISGRLKEVIDEIIKVRNEAKKTNGWIMETYILRAEKK
- the cobO gene encoding cob(I)yrinic acid a,c-diamide adenosyltransferase translates to MKKGYIHVYTGNGKGKTTAALGLALRAAGAGLRVFIAQFIKSRRCSEHRALERFKDLITVKLYGTGFIKGKEKEEIRAARRGLEEVRGIIHSGDYEMVILDEINIATHSGLISTEDLLDLIENKPSRVELVLTGRYADARIIKKADLVTEMKDIKHYYKQGVRARKGIEK